A genomic stretch from Candidatus Methanomassiliicoccus intestinalis Issoire-Mx1 includes:
- a CDS encoding DUF106 domain-containing protein produces MMLTMLVFVLAMFILFDQTVRNWLGSVVGYVLDPTLGALGQNDPVPALFLTGMLMVGLSTVIRHFATDYVKQAETQKITNAFNKELRAAYQENNKYKIKKMTEMQQEMMQKSMDMSTGQMKIMPVTMIIIVPFFAWIGFFCSGLTDGSELISVPWADVVNLNGRVGPFFNWMLLYSAISIPFGQLLSRLLRFLMFRKRLKEIERAESEAAQ; encoded by the coding sequence ATGATGCTTACAATGCTGGTTTTTGTCCTGGCCATGTTTATTCTCTTCGATCAAACAGTTCGTAACTGGCTCGGAAGTGTAGTGGGATATGTTTTAGATCCTACATTAGGTGCGTTGGGACAAAATGATCCAGTGCCAGCTCTATTTTTGACTGGTATGTTAATGGTTGGATTAAGTACAGTCATCAGACATTTTGCAACAGACTATGTCAAACAAGCTGAGACTCAGAAGATTACAAATGCATTCAACAAAGAGTTGAGAGCTGCATATCAGGAGAACAACAAGTATAAAATCAAAAAAATGACCGAAATGCAGCAGGAAATGATGCAGAAATCAATGGATATGTCAACAGGACAGATGAAAATCATGCCTGTTACCATGATTATCATTGTTCCTTTCTTTGCATGGATCGGTTTCTTCTGTTCAGGTTTGACCGATGGTTCTGAGTTAATCAGTGTTCCATGGGCGGATGTAGTTAACCTAAATGGTAGAGTAGGTCCGTTCTTCAACTGGATGCTGTTATACTCTGCGATAAGCATACCGTTTGGTCAGCTGCTGTCTCGTCTCTTGAGATTCCTGATGTTTAGGAAGAGACTCAAGGAGATTGAGCGCGCTGAATCTGAGGCAGCTCAATGA
- a CDS encoding uL15m family ribosomal protein gives MPSRTNKFRGRRTHGRGKKSGRGAGKMGGHGNAGLLKHKFMWVLKNDPQHFGRHGFKRPQKMVSAKISMNLATMEEQLEDYMKQGFAVEQDGKVKINLTSMGVDKLLGFGNVSKSYDVTVAETSALAREKIEAAGGSIVEEL, from the coding sequence ATGCCAAGCAGAACAAATAAATTCAGAGGCAGAAGGACACACGGTCGCGGTAAGAAAAGTGGAAGGGGAGCAGGTAAAATGGGTGGACACGGCAATGCCGGTCTTCTCAAGCACAAATTCATGTGGGTGCTCAAAAACGATCCCCAGCACTTTGGTCGTCATGGTTTCAAACGTCCTCAGAAAATGGTCTCTGCCAAAATATCCATGAATTTGGCTACAATGGAAGAGCAGCTTGAAGACTATATGAAACAAGGCTTCGCCGTGGAACAAGACGGTAAAGTCAAGATAAATCTCACCAGTATGGGTGTTGATAAACTCTTGGGCTTTGGAAATGTCTCAAAATCCTATGATGTAACTGTTGCCGAGACCTCTGCTCTTGCTAGAGAGAAGATTGAGGCTGCCGGTGGCAGTATCGTAGAAGAACTCTAA
- the secY gene encoding preprotein translocase subunit SecY, translated as MAYEQKSILYKLKPISDRLPAIKRPEGHVHFRTKIMWVILMLVLYFIMTNIYLYGLDQSNILDIFGPYRTILAGSQGSLMHLGIGPIVTASIIMQLFVGAKIIKLDLTDDQDKSVYQSTQKLLVIVMIIIESVPQVFGYLTPSPSLVSGLDGVVGSTGLISGGTLAAFIIVLQLCIGSYLVFLMDEVISKWGIGSGISLFIAAGVAEAIFTGTLNWNSVNGGDLSLSNPPAGTIPKTFYYIFNMSSAQMASGGYESILLQPPNPMIALIGTIIIFLFVAYIESSRIELPLAHGAARGARGRYPIKLLYASNIPVILMSALLANFSIVSLLLYTNPTLEGIPLIGHNDWIGMYPDGTTTAEGGLAWYLSTPNGLSGWLLPILDPAQYGSYAYGHTPLQVIAKVIIFFGAMVFGSILFAKFWIMTTNMGPESVARQIESSGMQIPGFRRDPRVLKRVLERYIPVVTVLSGAIVGALAAGADLIGTVGNASGTGVLLAVGILIHFYEAMGREQMMEMHPMLRGFFGGE; from the coding sequence ATGGCCTATGAACAGAAGAGTATACTGTATAAGTTGAAGCCGATCTCAGATAGGCTCCCCGCAATCAAGCGTCCTGAAGGGCATGTCCACTTCAGGACCAAGATTATGTGGGTCATTCTGATGCTCGTCCTCTACTTTATAATGACTAACATTTACCTGTATGGGTTGGATCAGTCAAATATCCTTGATATCTTTGGTCCATACCGAACTATCCTTGCTGGTTCCCAAGGATCTTTAATGCACCTGGGTATTGGTCCGATAGTTACTGCATCAATTATCATGCAGCTGTTCGTAGGTGCAAAAATCATCAAATTAGATCTTACTGATGATCAGGACAAATCTGTTTACCAGAGCACCCAAAAGCTTCTGGTAATCGTAATGATCATCATTGAATCTGTACCGCAAGTGTTTGGATACCTTACTCCTTCACCATCTTTAGTCTCAGGTCTGGATGGTGTTGTAGGCTCAACGGGTCTGATCAGTGGTGGCACACTGGCAGCATTTATAATCGTGCTGCAATTGTGTATAGGTTCGTATCTTGTATTCCTCATGGATGAAGTGATATCTAAATGGGGAATAGGCAGTGGTATATCGCTGTTCATCGCCGCAGGAGTTGCGGAAGCCATATTCACGGGTACGTTGAATTGGAATTCTGTAAACGGCGGAGATTTGAGCTTGAGTAATCCGCCAGCCGGAACGATTCCGAAGACGTTCTATTACATATTCAACATGTCTTCGGCGCAGATGGCAAGTGGTGGTTATGAATCGATATTGCTGCAGCCGCCTAATCCGATGATAGCTCTGATAGGTACGATAATCATCTTCCTATTCGTGGCGTACATCGAATCTTCAAGGATCGAACTGCCATTAGCACATGGAGCAGCTCGTGGAGCAAGAGGCAGATATCCAATCAAATTACTCTATGCTTCAAACATACCTGTCATCTTAATGTCCGCTCTCTTAGCCAACTTCAGTATCGTTTCATTACTGTTGTATACAAACCCTACATTGGAAGGAATTCCTCTGATTGGTCACAACGACTGGATTGGAATGTATCCGGATGGCACAACGACGGCAGAAGGTGGTCTGGCGTGGTATCTGTCAACGCCTAATGGTCTCTCAGGTTGGTTGTTACCGATCTTGGATCCGGCGCAGTATGGTAGCTATGCGTATGGACACACTCCATTGCAGGTTATTGCCAAAGTAATCATCTTCTTCGGAGCGATGGTGTTTGGTTCCATATTGTTCGCCAAGTTCTGGATCATGACAACAAACATGGGTCCCGAATCAGTCGCAAGACAGATTGAATCATCAGGTATGCAAATCCCAGGTTTCAGACGAGATCCGAGAGTTCTGAAACGTGTGCTGGAAAGGTATATCCCGGTAGTAACGGTCCTATCTGGTGCAATTGTGGGAGCACTTGCAGCTGGAGCTGATCTCATTGGTACGGTAGGTAATGCATCAGGTACTGGTGTGTTGCTTGCGGTGGGTATCTTAATCCACTTCTACGAAGCAATGGGTCGCGAACAGATGATGGAAATGCATCCTATGCTAAGGGGATTCTTCGGGGGTGAGTGA